In Thauera aromatica K172, one DNA window encodes the following:
- a CDS encoding extracellular solute-binding protein, whose protein sequence is MQLPALAAAQPQQIELFHRLPDTRAAALAGLVERFNAQSKDVRVVLSQADWRSAAPHLLILEGDDEDDFVAGKPRFKPLHALMRESGVALQTLRPPAMMTRTPVDTQGRLLALPIGLSTPVLFLNRDALRRAGMNPDTTRVDTWFELQETLGRLADTGHTCPYTVSEPGRVMVENLSAWHNAPVATVAGKTPVPSFNGMFQVKHVAMMASWTRARYLHVFGHQAEAEQRFASGDCAVIAAPSASWVDFRRTGKLDIGVSPLPYYEDFPGAPQNTVADGPALWAAAGKKPQEYKAVARFVAFWLQPENQVAWQRETGYLPLNRAGLLASRSELLGNDLENVRVAVDQLTHKPATPQSSAQPVVEREKVRRILDEELAGVWADEKAAKEALDNAVARARNGS, encoded by the coding sequence GTGCAACTGCCGGCACTCGCGGCCGCGCAGCCGCAGCAGATCGAACTCTTCCACCGCCTACCGGATACCAGGGCGGCGGCTCTTGCCGGTCTGGTCGAGCGCTTCAATGCCCAGTCGAAGGACGTGCGCGTGGTCCTATCGCAAGCCGATTGGCGCAGCGCCGCACCGCACCTGCTGATCCTCGAAGGCGACGATGAAGACGATTTCGTCGCCGGCAAGCCGCGCTTCAAGCCGCTGCATGCGCTGATGCGCGAAAGCGGAGTGGCGCTGCAGACCCTGCGCCCGCCGGCGATGATGACGCGGACTCCGGTCGATACCCAGGGGCGCTTGCTGGCCCTGCCGATCGGGCTGTCCACGCCGGTGCTGTTTCTCAATCGGGATGCGCTGCGCCGTGCGGGCATGAATCCGGACACGACCCGGGTCGACACCTGGTTCGAACTGCAGGAAACCCTGGGGCGTCTGGCCGATACCGGGCACACCTGCCCGTACACCGTGTCCGAACCCGGTCGCGTGATGGTGGAAAACCTCAGCGCCTGGCATAACGCGCCGGTGGCCACGGTCGCCGGAAAAACCCCCGTGCCCAGCTTCAACGGCATGTTCCAGGTCAAGCACGTGGCGATGATGGCGAGCTGGACACGGGCGCGCTACCTGCACGTCTTCGGCCACCAGGCCGAAGCCGAGCAGCGCTTCGCCAGCGGCGACTGCGCCGTGATCGCGGCGCCCTCGGCGAGCTGGGTGGATTTCCGCCGCACCGGCAAGCTCGATATCGGCGTTTCGCCCCTGCCGTACTACGAGGATTTTCCCGGGGCGCCGCAGAACACCGTCGCCGACGGTCCTGCCCTGTGGGCCGCGGCAGGCAAGAAGCCCCAGGAGTACAAGGCGGTGGCGCGCTTCGTCGCGTTCTGGCTGCAACCCGAGAATCAGGTCGCCTGGCAGCGTGAAACGGGTTACCTGCCGCTCAATCGCGCAGGCCTGCTGGCTTCGCGCAGCGAACTGCTCGGCAACGACCTCGAGAACGTGCGCGTGGCGGTGGATCAGCTCACCCACAAGCCGGCGACGCCGCAGTCTTCGGCCCAGCCCGTGGTCGAGCGCGAGAAAGTGCGGCGCATCCTCGACGAGGAACTGGCCGGAGTGTGGGCCGACGAGAAGGCCGCCAAGGAAGCGCTCGACAACGCCGTGGCGCGCGCCCGCAACGGCAGCTGA
- a CDS encoding CcdB family protein: MERLSRYDVAEYSGVKMVVVESNLLPPDPAVVVIPLLTDYPVVKGLNPELLHDGKCLILATRLIAAVRRSGLRRAGSVADQGDRINRAIDVLMAGV, from the coding sequence ATGGAGCGCCTGAGTCGATATGACGTAGCGGAATACAGCGGGGTGAAGATGGTCGTTGTCGAAAGCAACCTCTTGCCACCCGATCCGGCGGTGGTCGTGATCCCTCTCCTTACTGATTACCCGGTGGTCAAGGGCTTGAATCCCGAGCTCTTGCACGATGGCAAGTGCTTGATTCTTGCAACCCGGCTGATCGCCGCTGTGCGGCGGTCGGGTTTGCGTCGCGCCGGGAGTGTGGCGGATCAAGGTGATCGAATAAATCGAGCGATCGATGTCTTGATGGCAGGGGTGTAG
- a CDS encoding aldo/keto reductase, giving the protein MQYRPLGEAGPQVSAICLGTMTFGEQAGEAEAHRLLDHAFERGINFIDTAEMYPVPARAETCGATESIVGNWLARKPRDKLVVATKVTGPARSLDWIRNGPPALDRANIRAAVEGSLRRLRTDYIDLYQLHWPERNQPLFGQGSFDPARERACTPIRAQLEVLAELVEEGKVRQIGLSNEQPWGVMEFLRVARESGLPRVATVQNSYSLLNRVYEYGLSEITYREKVGMLAYSPLAFGHLSGKYLADPAAPGRITLFERFGVRYTKPGVLPAVRAYVELARRRGLSPAALALAFVYSRWFVTSTIVGATTMAQLVENLDAWEVVVDEELCREIEAVHLLHTNPAP; this is encoded by the coding sequence ATGCAGTACCGTCCGCTCGGTGAAGCGGGGCCGCAGGTGTCGGCGATCTGCCTGGGGACGATGACTTTCGGCGAGCAAGCCGGTGAGGCCGAGGCCCACCGTCTGCTCGACCATGCTTTCGAGCGCGGGATCAACTTCATCGACACCGCCGAGATGTACCCGGTCCCGGCCCGCGCCGAAACCTGCGGCGCCACCGAGTCGATCGTCGGCAACTGGCTCGCGCGCAAGCCGCGCGACAAGCTCGTCGTCGCCACCAAGGTGACCGGCCCGGCGCGCAGCCTGGACTGGATCCGCAACGGTCCGCCCGCACTCGACCGGGCCAACATCCGCGCCGCGGTCGAAGGCAGCCTGCGCCGGTTGCGCACCGACTACATCGATCTCTATCAGCTGCACTGGCCTGAGCGCAACCAGCCGCTGTTCGGCCAGGGCAGCTTCGACCCTGCCCGCGAGCGCGCATGCACGCCGATCCGCGCCCAGCTCGAGGTCCTCGCCGAGCTCGTCGAAGAAGGCAAGGTCAGGCAGATCGGGTTGTCGAACGAGCAGCCCTGGGGGGTGATGGAGTTCCTGCGCGTGGCGCGCGAATCGGGCCTGCCGCGGGTGGCGACGGTGCAGAATTCGTACAGCCTGCTCAACCGCGTCTACGAATACGGCTTGAGCGAAATCACCTACCGCGAGAAGGTGGGGATGCTGGCGTACTCGCCGCTGGCGTTCGGCCATCTGTCGGGCAAGTATCTGGCCGATCCGGCCGCGCCCGGGCGGATCACGCTGTTCGAGCGCTTCGGCGTACGCTACACCAAGCCCGGCGTGCTGCCGGCGGTGCGCGCCTATGTCGAACTCGCGCGCCGCCGCGGACTCAGCCCGGCAGCGCTGGCGCTGGCCTTCGTCTATTCGCGCTGGTTCGTGACCAGCACCATCGTCGGCGCCACGACCATGGCCCAGCTCGTGGAAAACCTCGACGCCTGGGAGGTCGTGGTGGATGAGGAGTTGTGCCGGGAAATCGAGGCCGTCCACCTGCTCCATACCAATCCCGCGCCCTGA
- a CDS encoding IS1595 family transposase, whose protein sequence is MAMNRIQFQPGLSMPEFLKRYGTEAQCAAALEQARWPQGFRCPSCDGAAYSRVRGRTHALFQCQACRHQTSLIAGTVMQGTKLALTVWFLAIYLISQAKTGLSALALKRHLGVSYPTAWLIHHKLMQAMAEREQRYVLEGQVQIDDAYLGGERSGGKVGRGSENKVPFVAAVSLSDDGHPLRAKLTPVPGFSLQAIGQWATTHLAPGSTVFSDGLACFGAVTAAGCTHQPTVVAGRKPKDLPEFQWINTVLGNLKTSLNGSYHAFDFRKYAARYLAAFAYRFNRRFDLRALHTRLLVAAANCGPLPQRAIRTAEVHC, encoded by the coding sequence ATGGCAATGAACCGAATCCAGTTTCAACCCGGCCTGTCGATGCCCGAGTTTCTCAAGCGCTACGGGACCGAAGCGCAGTGCGCGGCGGCGTTGGAGCAGGCGCGCTGGCCGCAGGGGTTTCGGTGCCCGAGTTGCGATGGGGCCGCCTACAGCCGGGTGCGCGGGCGAACCCACGCGCTGTTCCAGTGCCAGGCCTGTCGGCATCAGACCTCGCTGATCGCGGGCACCGTGATGCAGGGCACGAAATTGGCCCTGACCGTGTGGTTCCTCGCGATCTACCTCATCAGCCAAGCCAAGACCGGTCTGTCGGCGCTCGCCCTCAAGCGGCACCTGGGGGTGAGCTACCCGACCGCCTGGCTGATCCACCACAAGCTGATGCAGGCGATGGCCGAACGCGAGCAGCGCTATGTCCTCGAAGGCCAGGTCCAGATCGATGATGCCTACCTCGGCGGTGAGCGCAGCGGAGGCAAGGTCGGTCGCGGCTCGGAAAACAAGGTCCCTTTCGTCGCCGCCGTCTCCCTCAGTGATGACGGCCACCCCTTGCGCGCCAAACTCACGCCCGTACCGGGCTTCAGCCTCCAGGCGATCGGGCAGTGGGCGACGACGCATCTGGCCCCCGGCAGCACTGTGTTCTCCGATGGGCTGGCGTGTTTCGGTGCGGTCACGGCGGCTGGATGCACGCATCAGCCGACCGTCGTCGCTGGACGCAAACCGAAGGACTTGCCCGAATTCCAGTGGATCAACACCGTGCTGGGCAACCTCAAGACCAGTCTGAACGGGAGCTACCATGCATTCGACTTCCGAAAGTATGCGGCGCGTTACCTCGCCGCTTTCGCCTACCGCTTCAACCGCCGATTCGATCTCCGGGCACTGCATACGCGCCTGCTCGTCGCCGCAGCCAACTGCGGGCCGCTCCCGCAGCGCGCGATTCGGACCGCTGAGGTTCATTGCTAA
- a CDS encoding Fic family protein gives MDTQNLLGGAWLVARYGIELVMPLTVRSRVGGRRTTQLADGVKTETFVEGMRPSANLRGHLTFHLKHEVLHLEMLCRLFERVDTMELVAWIDDEPSGQYARKAGFLYEWLTGRQLNVRALMAGPYVDVLDDRKLVAASPDRSVPNRRWRVRDNLPGSPAFCPIVRKTSDFDEAVAVDVQRLLNELALEFGEDVLMRSAVWMTLRESKSSFAIEGEADQSDRIQRFADVLARRTGEGALPLDDASLAQLQSEILGRRTTLQQFGIRQSPVFVGEVVRYQEVVHYVAPPAADMQAMLDGMRVFWDRTYGQSAVMRSAVLAFGFVYIHPLADGNGRVHRFLINDVLRRDGVVQEPMILPVSSLITSDASERRAYDRILDTISRPLMGALAEVYAFSPAQASYADGIRSNFVFKGDAIARPVWRYMDLTRHVVYLADVLARTIRDDMREESRYMRSYAQARAAIKDIVEMPDMQIDRIIRSVEANQGKLSNVLSKEMPLLTEPGIWVAIVQVVAHAFDGLPSGNVAGK, from the coding sequence ATGGACACTCAAAACCTGCTCGGCGGCGCTTGGTTGGTGGCTCGCTATGGCATCGAACTTGTCATGCCTTTGACGGTGCGGAGTCGTGTCGGCGGGCGCCGCACGACGCAGCTGGCCGATGGCGTCAAGACCGAGACCTTCGTGGAAGGGATGCGACCCAGTGCGAATTTGCGCGGGCATCTGACGTTCCACCTCAAGCACGAGGTGTTGCACCTGGAGATGCTCTGCCGCTTGTTTGAGCGGGTCGACACAATGGAGTTGGTGGCCTGGATCGACGACGAGCCCAGTGGCCAATATGCCAGGAAGGCCGGGTTTCTGTACGAGTGGCTGACGGGGCGTCAACTGAATGTGCGGGCGCTCATGGCAGGCCCCTATGTGGACGTGCTGGACGATCGAAAACTGGTGGCCGCATCACCCGACCGATCTGTACCCAACCGCCGCTGGCGTGTGCGGGACAACCTGCCCGGGTCGCCCGCCTTTTGCCCCATCGTTCGCAAGACGAGTGATTTCGATGAAGCGGTCGCGGTCGATGTTCAGCGCCTGTTGAACGAGCTCGCACTGGAGTTTGGGGAAGATGTGCTGATGCGCTCGGCAGTCTGGATGACGCTGCGTGAGAGCAAATCGAGCTTTGCGATCGAGGGTGAGGCGGACCAATCGGATCGCATCCAGCGTTTTGCCGATGTCTTGGCGCGGCGCACCGGTGAGGGCGCTTTGCCACTCGACGATGCCTCGCTGGCACAGTTGCAATCCGAGATCCTGGGCCGGCGCACCACGCTGCAGCAGTTCGGCATTCGCCAGTCGCCCGTGTTTGTGGGTGAGGTGGTTCGCTACCAGGAGGTGGTTCACTACGTGGCGCCGCCTGCAGCCGACATGCAGGCGATGCTGGACGGGATGAGGGTCTTCTGGGACCGCACCTACGGGCAATCGGCGGTGATGCGCAGCGCGGTGCTGGCTTTTGGTTTTGTTTACATCCACCCGCTGGCCGATGGCAACGGGCGGGTACATCGTTTTCTGATCAACGATGTGTTGCGTCGTGACGGGGTCGTCCAGGAGCCGATGATCCTGCCGGTCTCGTCCCTGATCACCAGCGACGCCTCAGAGCGGCGTGCCTACGATCGCATTCTGGACACGATCTCTCGTCCGCTAATGGGGGCTCTGGCTGAGGTTTACGCGTTTTCCCCTGCTCAGGCCTCTTACGCCGACGGCATTCGATCGAATTTTGTGTTCAAGGGCGATGCCATCGCGCGGCCGGTCTGGCGATACATGGATTTGACACGACATGTGGTCTATCTGGCCGATGTGCTGGCGCGCACCATCCGTGACGACATGCGCGAAGAGTCGCGCTACATGCGCAGTTACGCCCAGGCCCGGGCTGCGATCAAGGACATCGTCGAGATGCCCGATATGCAGATCGATCGCATCATTCGGTCGGTTGAGGCCAATCAGGGCAAGCTGTCGAATGTGTTGTCCAAGGAGATGCCCTTGCTGACCGAGCCAGGTATCTGGGTGGCTATCGTTCAAGTTGTAGCGCACGCTTTTGATGGGCTGCCAAGCGGCAATGTGGCGGGTAAATGA
- the ispB gene encoding octaprenyl diphosphate synthase, with translation MSVKQLFAPIAADMQAVDAVIRNRLHSDVVLIRQVAEYIIHSGGKRLRPALVLFTAGAMGYRGTQHHELAAVVEFIHTATLLHDDVVDESELRRGNKTANALFGNAASVLVGDFLYSRAFQMMVGVEDMRVMRVLSDATNVIAEGEVLQLLNCHNADVVVDDYLRVIRYKTAKLFEAAARLGGILGRASAEQEERLAAFGTHLGTAFQLIDDVLDYSADEADTGKHLGDDLAEGKPTLPLIHVMQRGTPEQAALVRNAIEHGGRDDFAAVLGAIRATGALEETRRYAQAEARLAIEAISTLPPSIFKDALLQLSDFAVARNH, from the coding sequence TTGTCCGTCAAGCAGCTTTTCGCGCCGATCGCCGCCGACATGCAGGCGGTGGATGCGGTCATCCGTAACCGCCTCCATTCGGACGTGGTCCTGATCCGCCAGGTGGCGGAGTACATCATCCATAGCGGCGGCAAGCGCCTGCGCCCGGCGCTGGTACTGTTTACTGCCGGAGCCATGGGGTACCGGGGCACGCAGCACCATGAACTGGCGGCGGTGGTCGAGTTCATCCATACCGCGACCCTGCTGCACGACGATGTCGTCGACGAATCCGAACTGCGCCGCGGCAACAAGACCGCCAACGCCCTGTTCGGCAACGCCGCTTCGGTGCTGGTCGGCGACTTCCTCTATTCGCGCGCCTTCCAGATGATGGTCGGGGTCGAAGACATGCGCGTGATGCGCGTGCTCTCCGATGCAACCAACGTCATCGCCGAAGGCGAAGTGCTGCAACTGCTCAACTGCCACAACGCCGACGTCGTCGTCGACGACTACCTGCGCGTAATCCGCTACAAGACCGCCAAGCTGTTCGAAGCCGCGGCACGCCTGGGCGGCATCCTGGGTCGGGCCAGCGCAGAGCAGGAAGAGCGCCTCGCCGCTTTCGGCACCCACCTGGGCACCGCTTTCCAGCTCATCGACGACGTGCTCGACTATTCCGCCGATGAAGCCGATACCGGCAAGCACCTCGGCGACGACCTCGCCGAAGGCAAGCCCACCTTGCCCCTGATCCACGTCATGCAGCGCGGTACGCCGGAACAGGCCGCCCTGGTGCGCAATGCCATCGAGCACGGCGGCCGCGACGATTTTGCCGCGGTGCTCGGCGCGATCCGGGCCACCGGTGCGCTCGAGGAGACCCGCCGCTACGCACAGGCCGAAGCCAGGCTCGCGATCGAGGCGATTTCCACCTTGCCCCCTTCCATTTTCAAGGATGCGCTGCTACAATTGTCGGACTTTGCAGTTGCGAGAAATCACTGA
- a CDS encoding type II toxin-antitoxin system CcdA family antitoxin, with translation MLIKKALEINVSAVAEAALKKAVAEARHMQWLTENAEAFAAQAAWHERNGHPLADIICAPGGSSWSA, from the coding sequence TTGCTAATCAAGAAAGCACTTGAGATCAATGTGTCCGCTGTGGCTGAAGCGGCGCTCAAGAAGGCGGTCGCCGAAGCCCGACACATGCAGTGGCTCACCGAGAACGCAGAGGCCTTCGCAGCACAAGCAGCCTGGCACGAGCGCAACGGACACCCGCTGGCTGACATCATTTGTGCGCCGGGAGGCTCTTCATGGAGCGCCTGA